The segment AGCGGTTTTGTAAAATTTTTTTGTTAAAAATGTTGACTTGTTTGGACCAATATGTATAACATCGCCGAATTATATTCAGAAATAATCAAAATATTAAAAAATAACTATAAATTCAACCGCGCATAGGGAGAGGGGATCGGCCATCGGGTCATATGCGCATGGTATGCAAAAGGGAGAAATCCCGCTGAAAAACGGAAAGGAGGGATTGACGTGAAAAAAGAGTATGGGATTTTTGCGGGTTTCATGGTTTGGATGGCTTTTTTTACCAGCGGCTGCGCCGGCATGCCCATATACAAAATCATCAGGCAGCAGAGTCTTGGACCGGGGGGTTTTTTGCTTTCCATCATGACCTTTTTAGTTGGATGCGGACTGATCTGGCACTGCTGGAGTCAGGCAAAGGAAAAGAACCGAAACCCGTGGCTGTGGGCGGCGTTGAGTTTTATTTTTGGCTTCCTGCCCTTGCTTTTC is part of the Candidatus Desulfarcum epimagneticum genome and harbors:
- a CDS encoding membrane hypothetical protein (Evidence 5 : Unknown function), whose translation is MKKEYGIFAGFMVWMAFFTSGCAGMPIYKIIRQQSLGPGGFLLSIMTFLVGCGLIWHCWSQAKEKNRNPWLWAALSFIFGFLPLLFLVYLKKLPEKASNELSGVEDKTP